The Palaemon carinicauda isolate YSFRI2023 chromosome 37, ASM3689809v2, whole genome shotgun sequence genome contains a region encoding:
- the LOC137629784 gene encoding serine hydrolase-like protein isoform X2, which yields MTSQVEWSEVVVDVGWGELRGKRCIVGSYDTAPVLRIFGIHGWMDNSNTYDGLIPGLPSGSELCLLDLPGHGYSDHLPDGAYYNVLTYVISVRAALLKLGWNSFALFTHSLGGVIGYFYAALFPKEVSAIISFDSLKYKYESEFLSAMRSDVNTILRYEKDVNSSPIFSEEEAIRRIVKSRMGGPNNDIVNVDEDSARILLARMVKPVSGGLTWRHDRRALTRMKMLFHGYTWSYIVMQIKCPVLYFHPFFSFYDFTAFERRNIFDIFKSKAKSFKCVEVEGAHHVHLTHPHRVLPALTEFLVKLKETTEISQSKL from the coding sequence ATGACAAGTCAAGTGGAATGGAGTGAAGTGGTCGTTGATGTTGGTTGGGGAGAATTACGGGGGAAACGATGTATTGTGGGAAGTTACGATACCGCCCCGGTACTACGGATATTTGGCATTCATGGATGGATGGATAATTCTAACACCTATGATGGTCTTATTCCTGGATTACCGTCTGGGTCGGAATTGTGTCTGCTTGATCTCCCAGGGCATGGATACTCCGATCATCTCCCTGATGGTGCTTATTACAATGTATTGACTTACGTTATCAGCGTTAGAGCAGCGTTGTTAAAACTTGGTTGGAATTCTTTTGCTCTTTTTACCCATAGTTTAGGTGGTGTAATAGGATATTTTTATGCAGCTTTGTTCCCAAAAGAAGTATCTGCAATAATTAGTTTTGactcattaaaatataaatatgaatcgGAATTCTTGTCAGCTATGAGATCAGACGTGAATACTATTCTTAGATACGAGAAGGATGTGAATTCTTCCCCCATATTTTCGGAAGAAGAAGCCATTAGGCGAATCGTAAAGTCACGCATGGGAGGACCCAATAACGACATTGTGAATGTTGATGAGGACTCTGCCAGAATACTATTGGCAAGAATGGTGAAGCCTGTCAGTGGTGGTCTTACATGGAGGCATGACCGTAGAGCCCTTACACGCATGAAGATGTTGTTTCACGGATACACTTGGTCCTATATTGTGATGCAAATCAAATGCCCAGTATTATACTTCCATCCATTTTTTAGCTTTTATGACTTTACTGCTTTTGAACGCAGGAATATTTTTGATATCTTCAAATCTAAAGCTAAATCTTTTAAATGTGTAGAAGTTGAAGGTGCTCATCATGTCCATCTAACACACCCACACCGGGTACTTCCTGCTCTAACAGAATTCCTCGTGAAACTTAAGGAGACTACAGAGATATCACAATCAAAACTTTAA
- the LOC137629784 gene encoding serine hydrolase-like protein isoform X1, whose amino-acid sequence MAREAVLWSDVEVNVGWGTLRGKTCVVGGGLDGDEDLRIVGLHGWLDNCNTFDSLVPLLPSKTKVLVLDFPGHGWSDHLPLGAHYNPFVYAFNIKTAVLKLGWKKFVLMGHSMGGAVSCVFTALFPELVSSLILFDYVFPMSSMGFVEQFQVYAEDLLKSEKLALEPPLVYSEKEAIDRLIAARVFGYSDDATIDKEAAQILLPRSTREVDNGYIWSHDRKARATFLGFIRGEKWIEIISSIKCPVLLIQATRGTYNYHKEYAKKIHEIYRKNAQWFHVEVAEGCHHAHLTEPRNVAPAVNNFLEEVVGKKQIIRARL is encoded by the coding sequence ATGGCAAGGGAGGCAGTGCTTTGGAGCGATGTTGAAGTGAATGTAGGCTGGGGAACTCTTCGTGGCAAGACGTGTGTAGTAGGTGGTGGTCTCGATGGTGATGAGGACTTGCGTATCGTAGGCTTACATGGGTGGTTAGATAATTGTAACACATTTGATAGTTTAGTTCCATTGTTGCCTTCTAAAACTAAGGTCTTGGTATTAGATTTTCCTGGTCATGGATGGTCAGATCATCTCCCTCTTGGAGCTCATTACAACCCATTTGTGTATGCGTTTAATATTAAAACCGCAGTGCTTAAACTTGGCTGGAAGAAATTCGTACTAATGGGACACAGCATGGGAGGAGCCGTTTCTTGTGTTTTCACTGCACTTTTCCCAGAACTTGTAAGTTCTCTGATTCTCTTTGATTATGTATTCCCTATGTCATCAATGGGATTTGTAGAGCAGTTCCAGGTCTATGCTGAAGATCTTTTAAAGTCTGAGAAACTTGCACTAGAGCCTCCTCTGGTTTATTCAGAAAAAGAAGCTATAGATCGCTTGATAGCAGCCCGTGTCTTTGGTTACAGCGATGATGCAACCATTGACAAAGAAGCAGCACAAATTTTACTTCCAAGATCAACAAGGGAAGTTGATAATGGATATATATGGAGTCATGACCGAAAAGCAAGAGCTACATTTTTGGGTTTTATTAGAGGAGAAAAGTGGATAGAAATAATATCATCTATAAAGTGTCCTGTCTTATTAATTCAAGCAACAAGAGGCACATATAATTATCACaaggaatatgcaaaaaaaattcatgaaatttatagaaaaaatgCACAGTGGTTCCATGTTGAAGTAGCTGAGGGGTGCCATCATGCTCATTTAACAGAGCCAAGAAATGTTGCACCAGCAGTAAATAATTTTCTTGAAGAAGTAGTTGGTAAAAAGCAGATAATTCGAGCCAGACTGTAG